AGGCGCGCGACGAGGTAGCGCGGCAGCGCGTCCGCGCCGCGCCGCGCGCGGAAGTCGCGGAAGCGCTCGCGCGAGCGGAAGTACGGGTTGGGCGTGCGCGCGACGCCCGGCGCCTCGTCGAGCGTCGTGCCGAGCAGCATCAGCTCGGCGTCGACCGAGGCCTGCAGCGAGTCGCGCAGCCGCACGTCGAGCGCAACGCGCTCGGCGTCGATGCGGAGCGGCACGCCCTTCGTCGTGACGATCACCTCGATCGCGTCGCGCAGCCCGCTGCGGTCGAGGTGCGCGGCGATCGGATCGCGCACGAGCGTGCGCCAGCGCTCGCGGTCGATCGTCTCGTGCGCGTCGGTCCGCAGCGCGGGGTCGGCGACACCGACCGCGATGCGCGCGACGTTGCGCGCCGGGATGCCGCGCCGCTGCGCGTACCACTCGCCGATCGCGACCGAGACCGGGCTCTCGACGTTGACGACGACGAGCACGCGCTCGGGGGCGTCGCCGCCGCAGGCGGCGGCGAGCACCGCGCACGCGAGGACGCATGCGCACGCGCGCGCGATCGGCGTCGGGAGCGGGCGCGGCACGTCGGGCCTCCCGCAGCCTCGGGTGGGGTCGGGGGTTCGAAGCGGCCGCGCAGTCTATCCCCCGATCCGGGCCGGCGCCTTCGCCCGGCGCTGCGCGCCGCCGGGCTCGGATGCGCGCGCGCGGCCAGTGGTTATGCTCCCGGCGCTTCGCACCCAGATCTGGAACGACTCCCGCGCGCGGGCGGCGCGCGGACGGAGGGCTTCGCAGTGGCGCACGAGTTCGTCTTCACGATGCAGGACCTGCGGCGCGTCGTCGGCGAAGGGCGCGTCATCCTCGACGGCATCACGCTCGCGTTCCTGCCCGGCGCGAAGATCGGCGTGCTCGGCCACAACGGCGCCGGCAAGAGCTCGCTGCTGCGCATCATGGCCGGGCTCGACCAGGACTTCACGGGCGAGGCGAAGCCCGCGCCCGGCGTGCGCATCGGTCTGCTCTCGCAGGAGCCCGTGCTCGACGAGTCGAAGGACGTGCTCGGCAACGTGATGGAGGGCGTCGCGCCCGTGCGCGACCTGCTCGCGCGCTTCGAGGAGGTCTCGAACAAGTTCGCCGAGCCGCTCGAGGACGACGAGATGAACGCGCTGCTGGAAGAGCAGGGCAAGCTACAGGACCAGATCGACGCGGCCGGCGGCTGGGAGCTCGAGCGCACGCTCGAGGTGGCGATGGACGCGCTCCGCTGTCCGCCGGGCGACACGCCGGTGGCCACGCTCTCGGGCGGCGAGCGGCGCCGCGTCGCGCTCTGCCGGCTGCTCCTCTCGAAGCCCGACCTGCTCCTGCTCGACGAGCCCACGAACCATCTCGACGCCGAGTCGGTCGCGTGGCTCGAGCGCTTCCTGCAGGAGTACCCGGGCACGGTCATCGCCGTCACGCACGATCGTTATTTCCTCGACAACGTCGCCGGCTGGATCCTCGAGCTCGACCGCGGCAAGGGCATCCCGTGGAAGGGCAACTACTCCTCGTGGCTCGACCAGAAGCGCAAGCGCCTCGAGGTGGAGGAGAAGCAGGCGAGCGCGCGCGCCAAGACGCTCGAGCGCGAGCTCGAGTGGATCCAGATGAGCCCGCGCGCGCGCCAGGCCAAGAGCAAGGCGCGCGTCAACGCCTACGAGAAGCTGCTCGAGCAGAACCAGTCGAACGTCGACCGCAAGCTCGAGATCGCGATCCCGACGCCGCCGCGGCTCGGCGACAAGGTCGTGCGCGTCGAGCACCTGCGGAAGGGCTACGGCGACCGGCTCCTGATCGACGACCTCACGTTCGAGATCCCGCCCGGCGCGATCGTCGGCGTGATCGGCGCGAACGGCGCGGGCAAGTCGACGCTGTTCCGCATGATCGCCGGCCAGGAGGAGCCCGACGGCGGCGCGATCGAGCTCGGCGACACCGTCTCGCTCGCCTACGTCGACCAGCTGCGCGACCACCTCGCCGCGGACAAGACGGTCTACGACGTGATCAGCGGCGGCGAGGACGTGATGCAGGTCGGTCGGCGCGAGGTGCCGTCGCGCGCCTACGTCGCGTCGTTCAACTTCCGGGGCCCCGACCAGCAGAAGCTCGTCGGCGCGCTCTCGGGCGGCGAGCGCAACCGCGTCCACCTCGCGACGCTGCTCAAGAGCGGCGGCAACGTGCTCCTGCTCGACGAGCCCACGAACGACCTCGACGTCGACACGCTGCGCGCGCTCGAGGACGCGCTCGTCGAGTTCCCCGGCTGCGTCGTGATCACGTCGCACGACCGCTGGTTCCTCGACCGCATCGCGACGCACATCCTCGCCTTCGAGGGCGACAGCCACGTCGAGTGGTTCGAGGGCAACTACCAGGACTACGAGAAGGACCGCCGCCGCCGGCTCGGCGCCGACGCCGACCAGCCGCACCGCCTCAAGTACCGGCGGATCGACGCGTAGCGGACGCGCCTAGCGCGAGCGCGCCGTCCGTCGCGCGCGGCGCCACTCGAGCAGGCCGACGGCCGCGAGCACGGCGGCCGCGAGCGCGACCGCGTGGACGGGCTCGCCGAGCCAGTGGGCGGGCGTTCCGGCGTGCGACGGGTCGCCGTGGCCGGGGTGCGCGGCGGCGGGATGGGCGAGCACGGCCGCGCCGAGCAGCGCGAGCGCGCGGGCGCACGTCCCGGGGATCGAGAGCGGCTTCGTCGTCATCGCGTCTTCCCTCCGCGGGCCGCGTTCGCTGCGGCCGCGCCGCGCCGGGCGGCGCCGCATGCTCCCACGTCCCCGCGCGCGGCACAAGGCGCGCGCGTCACTCGCCGCCGCCGTCCTCGGGCTCGATCGTGACCTCGCGCCGTCGCTTCATGCGCTCGAGGCGCTGGCGCTCGGCCTCGCGCAGCCGCTCCTTCACGAGCGAGCCGTCGAACTCGAACTCGTGGTCGACCGCGGCGTGTTCGTCGTCCGAGCTGCGCGCCTCGATGTGCAGGCGGTTGTGCCCGAACGCGACGGGCACGGTGCCGCGGAAGCGCCCGCCCGTCCCGTACGCGAG
This genomic interval from Myxococcota bacterium contains the following:
- the ettA gene encoding energy-dependent translational throttle protein EttA — protein: MAHEFVFTMQDLRRVVGEGRVILDGITLAFLPGAKIGVLGHNGAGKSSLLRIMAGLDQDFTGEAKPAPGVRIGLLSQEPVLDESKDVLGNVMEGVAPVRDLLARFEEVSNKFAEPLEDDEMNALLEEQGKLQDQIDAAGGWELERTLEVAMDALRCPPGDTPVATLSGGERRRVALCRLLLSKPDLLLLDEPTNHLDAESVAWLERFLQEYPGTVIAVTHDRYFLDNVAGWILELDRGKGIPWKGNYSSWLDQKRKRLEVEEKQASARAKTLERELEWIQMSPRARQAKSKARVNAYEKLLEQNQSNVDRKLEIAIPTPPRLGDKVVRVEHLRKGYGDRLLIDDLTFEIPPGAIVGVIGANGAGKSTLFRMIAGQEEPDGGAIELGDTVSLAYVDQLRDHLAADKTVYDVISGGEDVMQVGRREVPSRAYVASFNFRGPDQQKLVGALSGGERNRVHLATLLKSGGNVLLLDEPTNDLDVDTLRALEDALVEFPGCVVITSHDRWFLDRIATHILAFEGDSHVEWFEGNYQDYEKDRRRRLGADADQPHRLKYRRIDA